One part of the Malus sylvestris chromosome 2, drMalSylv7.2, whole genome shotgun sequence genome encodes these proteins:
- the LOC126584343 gene encoding uncharacterized protein At2g39795, mitochondrial → MWRKAIATAAAATRFGALHHPWRTIARPHSTTASPSAAVDSVILRSLKEHYLDVQKMNPPPKINPPSPFTVVQGSLDGNGPALKRIFGREEITISVMRMANIIPGDGGEDDDADDTNQLFLHLDVSKPGQKESLHFLCALYPDALGIHSVSLRKIADLSSSRDVLSTYNGPVFEDLDETMRDAFHNYLEERGVSESLFPFLRAWLYVKDHRNLLRWFKSVGTFINENKKVKDS, encoded by the exons ATGTGGAGGAAAGCCAtagcaacagcagcagcagcaacacgCTTCGGCGCACTTCACCACCCATGGCGCACGATAGCACGCCCCCACTCAACCACCGCAtccccctccgccgccgtcGACTCCGTTATCCTGCGCTCCCTCAAGGAACACTATCTCGATGTCCAGAAAATGAACCCTCCCCCAAAAATCAACCCTCCCTCGCCCTTCACAGTCGTCCAGGGCTCGCTCGACGGCAACGGCCCCGCGCTCAAGCGGATTTTCGGCCGGGAGGAGATCACCATATCGGTGATGCGAATGGCAAATATTATTCCTGGAGATGGCGGAGAAGACGACGATGCCGATGACACGAACCAGTTGTTCCTACACCTCGATGTTTCAAAGCCCGGGCAGAAAGAGTCTCTACATTTTCTTTGTGCCCTGTATCCGGATGCATTGGGAATTCACTCTGTCTCATTGCGCAAAATCGCCGATTTATCGAGCTCTCGTGATGTTCTTTCCACGTATAATGGCCCTGTTTTTGA AGATCTTGATGAAACAATGAGGGATGCATTCCACAATTACCTAGAAGAGCGGGGTGTGAGCGAAAGTCTCTTTCCATTTCTTCGAGCATGGCTTTATGTCAAAGATCATCGTAATCTTTTGCGATGGTTCAAATCAGTGGGAACATTCATTAATGAAAACAAGAAGGTTAAGGATTCTTAG